GCCGGCGGAGGCTGCCGAGTCGTCGCCGCACGCGGACCCCTTGGCCCCCAAGCCGCCGCATTTTGCGCCCAAGGCCACCAGCGTTATCTTTCTCTTCATGTATGGCGGGCCGAGCCACGTCGATACCTTCGATTATAAGCCCGAACTGTTCAAGCTCGACGGCAAAACCATTCCGGTCAAAACCAAGGGCCGCGGCGGCGAGAAGAACGAAGGCCGCGTGGTCGGGCCCAAGTGGAGCTTCAAGCAATACGGCCAGTCGGGCCAGTGGGTCTCCGAGTTGTTCCCGCACCTGGCCGACTGCGTCGACAAGATCGCCTTTCTCAAGTCGATGCAGGCCGATTCGCCGATCCACGGGTCGGCCATGCTGCAAATGAATTCGGGCAAAATCCTCAGCGGCAGTCCGGCCCTGGGATCGTGGATCAACTACGGGCTGGGAACCGTGAACGAGAACCTGCCGGGCTTCGTGGTGATGCTCGATCCCAGCGGCGGGCCGATCAGCGGCGCCAAGAACTGGTCGAGCGGCTATATGCCGGCCACCTATCAGGGAACCGTGCTGCGCTCCAAGGGCGCGCCGATTCTCGATCTCGACTCACCCCAAGGCATGACGAGGCCGCTCGAGCGGCGCCTGCTCGACGCCCTGCGCGTCGAGAACGAAGCGCACCTTGCCGCGCGGGCCGGCAACACCGACCTGGCCGCGCGCATCGCCAGCTACGAGTTGGCTTACAAGATGCAGCGGCACGCGCCCGAGGCCGTCGACCTGGGCCAGGAAACGGAAGCCACCCACAAGCTTTACGGTCTCGACAACCCGCGCACGCTCGACTTCGGCCGACGCTGCCTGTTGGCCCGGCGGTTGGTGGAGCGCGGCGTGCGCTTCATCCAACTCTACTCCGGCGGCAACCACAGCGACTTCAATTGGGACGCCCACGGCGATCTGGTAAAGAACCACGAGTTTCACGCCGGCAACACCGACCGGCCGATCGCCGGGCTGA
This is a stretch of genomic DNA from Pirellulales bacterium. It encodes these proteins:
- a CDS encoding DUF1501 domain-containing protein, with the translated sequence MPTNPQRSFCGRTRREFLWQTGAGFTSVALAGLLSRDGFFGPSPAEAAESSPHADPLAPKPPHFAPKATSVIFLFMYGGPSHVDTFDYKPELFKLDGKTIPVKTKGRGGEKNEGRVVGPKWSFKQYGQSGQWVSELFPHLADCVDKIAFLKSMQADSPIHGSAMLQMNSGKILSGSPALGSWINYGLGTVNENLPGFVVMLDPSGGPISGAKNWSSGYMPATYQGTVLRSKGAPILDLDSPQGMTRPLERRLLDALRVENEAHLAARAGNTDLAARIASYELAYKMQRHAPEAVDLGQETEATHKLYGLDNPRTLDFGRRCLLARRLVERGVRFIQLYSGGNHSDFNWDAHGDLVKNHEFHAGNTDRPIAGLIHDLEQRGLLESTLLVWGGEFGRQPTAEYAEGTGRDHNAYGFTMWMAGGGVRGGQSVGATDELGSAAVESPFHVKHLHATILHQMGIDPNRLSYFHGGLDQKLVGVEHVEPVRQVI